The following proteins are encoded in a genomic region of Sparus aurata chromosome 11, fSpaAur1.1, whole genome shotgun sequence:
- the babam1 gene encoding BRISC and BRCA1-A complex member 1 codes for METPEPGPADGEERLVELRPRTRSNPEGAEDRRSSTGSLGGNSNPNISQPAVGSRVEGEGEASTSDSPPSSTTTTVSAAAAQTVAPVAVVTAAAAAGATVPLSTAAVAAKDRPKPTQQQPTLTTPVPPPAEYQLRVPRVNCPEKVIICLDLSEEMSLSKLESFNGSKTNALNICQKMIEMFVRTKHRIDKRHEFALVVVNDDALWLSGFTSDPRELCSCLYDLETNMCDSFNLEDLLNVIRQKIELPLMENVQTIPPPYVVRTVLIYSRHAGQLQFNPSEAVSKMLQSPYFFFDVVYLHNGVDEQGDETSWRDNYTSFCNLDSKGMCYRFEVSLSGPAIELHNCMAKLLAHPLQRPFQSHASYSLLEGEDPQDIEATV; via the exons ATGGAGACCCCAGAGCCAGGCCctgcagatggagaggagcGTCTGGTGGAGCTACGGCCTCGGACCCGCTCCAACCCTGAAGGTGCTGAAGACCGTCGCAGCAGCACAGGCAGCCTCGGTGGAAACAGCAACCCCAACATATCTCAGCCCGCTGTGGGAAGTCGAGTTGAAGGGGAGGGGGAAGCTTCAACCAGCGACAGTCCTCCGAGTTCCACCACCACAACCGTCTCAGCCGCTGCAGCTCAGACTGTAGCCCCTGTTGCTGTAGtgacagcagcggcagcagccgGGGCCACAGTGCCACTATCCACTGCTGCTGTTGCAGCCAAAGACAGGCCGAAGcccacacagcagcagcccaCATTGACAACACCTGTGCCTCCGCCAGCAGAGTACCAGCTCAGAGTTCCTCGTGTCAACTGTCCAGAGAAAGTG ATCATCTGCTTAGACCTTTCTGAGGAGATGTCTTTGTCAAAGTTGGAGTCTTTCAATGG GTCTAAAACAAACGCCCTGAATATATGCCAGAAGATGATTGAGATGTTTGTCCGAACGAAACACAGGATTGACAAACGCCATGAGTTTGCTCTGGTGGTGGTCAATGATGATGCTCTGTGG TTATCAGGCTTTACCTCTGATCCCAGGGAGCTTTGCAGCTGTCTGTATGACCTTGAGACCAACATGTGCGACTCCTTCA ACCTGGAAGATCTTCTTAATGTAAT TCGACAGAAGATCGAGCTGCCATTGATGGAGAATGTTCAAACCATCCCTCCTCCGTATGTGGTACGGACGGTGCTCATCTACAGCCGTCACGCAGGACAGCTTCAGTTTAACCCTTCTGAGGCTGTGAGT AAAATGCTGCAGTCACCATATTTCTTCTTTGATGTGGTCTACCTACACAACGGGGTGGATGAGCAGGGGGATGAGACCAGCTGGAGG gACAACTACACCTCTTTCTGCAACCTGGACTCAAAGGGCATGTGCTACCGCTTTGAGGTTTCCCTGAGTGGACCTGCCATCGAGCTGCACAACTGCATGGCCAAACTTCTGGCTCACCCATTACAAAGACCTTTTCAGAGCCATGCGTCTTACAGTCTGCTGGAGGGGGAAGACCCCCAGGACATTGAGGCAACAGTCTAA
- the plvapb gene encoding plasmalemma vesicle associated protein b — protein MYSSSYSRAKFGQEAREPLHHRKGKSCGYYMRIIFFFSSLIQSLIIVSLVLFLIYGQPEKSAEEKRVEELEQGFNRLSENNIQLRKEKGELGAQLGARTAEKDALEKELAKLKIDANTTEHGLKEKLAVCKRMSVTTQSMFMHRPTVPIQPPVLLTTSSEMKTLQSLNAQQKAMINLIEANFTQTVQYLSHERDVALKDRDTHHQDAITQRRENTMLKEQLATYTRKCKEDFAHPLDGIKTVTRDFLNRINNLFPHQLTFHLTCDSQQEQMEKIRNSCTNLSRDVENKFQLYLDKVGNKVAEIQATSSRLEVQSVHLNTDLQLCQRTRSEMAAEAAKQLELKQKTHDDQVEKLLMEQNRLREQKKLQEESLALREREIQILQRTLPQPNLKPGVPKVAGVQAPQQGGQTVPRWPPIGTPVIGKTPTVR, from the exons ATGTACAGCTCCAGCTACTCCCGGGCCAAGTTTGGCCAGGAGGCAAGGGAGCCACTGCACCATCGCAAAGGGAAGAGCTGCGGCTACTACATGAggatcatcttcttcttttcctctctgatCCAGTCTCTGATCATCGTCAGCCTGGTGCTCTTCCTCATCTATGGACAGCCGGAGAAGTCTGCGGAGGAGAAGAGGGTGGAG GAGCTGGAGCAGGGCTTCAACAGGCTGAGTGAGAACAACATCCAGCTGAGGAAGGAGAAAGGTGAGCTGGGAGCTCAGCTGGGAGCTCGCACGGCTGAGAAAGATGCTCTAGAGAAAGAGCTGGCGAAGCTGAAGATCGATGCCAACACCACAGAGCATGGGCTGAAGGAAAAATTG GCTGTCTGTAAGAGAATGAGTGTGACAACACAGAGCATGTTTATGCACCGTCCCACCGTTCCAATCCAGCCCCCTGTCCTGCTCACTACCAGCA GTGAGATGAAAACTCTGCAGAGCCTCAACGCCCAGCAGAAAGCTATGATAAACCTCATCGAGGCAAACTTCACCCAGACAGTTCAGTACCTGAGCCACGAGAGAGACGTGGCCCTCAAAGACCGAGACACACACCACCAGGACGCCATCACGCAGCGCAGGGAGAACACCATGCTGAAGGAGCAGCTCGCCACCTACACCAG gaAGTGCAAAGAGGACTTTGCTCATCCTTTGGATGGGATCAAAACGGTGACCAGAGATTTCCTGAACCGGATCAACAACCTGTTTCCCCACCAGCTGACCTTTCACCTCACCTGTGACAGCCAGCAGGAGCAAATGGAGAAGATACGCAACAGCTGCACAAACCTCTCCAGAGACGTGGAGAATAAGTTCCAGCTGTATTTAGACAAAGTGGGCAACAAG GTGGCCGAGATCCAAGCCACGTCCAGTCGTCTGGAGGTGCAAAGCGTGCATTTGAACACTGATCTGCAGCTGTGTCAACGCACTCGCAGCGAGATGGCTGCCGAGGCCGCAAAGCAGCTCGAGCTCAAGCAGAAGACCCATGATGATCAG GTGGAGAAATTACTGATGGAGCAGAACCGGCTGAGAGaacagaagaagctgcaggaggaaaGTTTAgcgctgagagagagagagattcagatCCTCCAGCGAACGCTCCCACAGCCCAACCTTAag cCTGGTGTTCCTAAAGTTGCCGGCGTACAGGCCCCACAGCAGGGGGGACAGACTGTGCCTCGGTGGCCCCCTATTGGAACACCTGTCATCGGCAAAACTCCAACg